From the Pomacea canaliculata isolate SZHN2017 linkage group LG4, ASM307304v1, whole genome shotgun sequence genome, one window contains:
- the LOC112562825 gene encoding peroxisomal membrane protein 2-like, protein MSLSKGEKKGNIFEKALTEYLRLLQRRPVVTKAVTNALVSGLGTIISQLIVKDSRAKGRIYWRSVFAYMSFGLIVSGPITHHLYAFMEKYFPREKKYSSLKRLLFDRLVFAPPFLLAFLYYVSIAEGSGHDAAMEKLKQVYWMILKLNWTVWSVVQYITVNYIPLKFRTLFGNLCGLVWMIFLSVKRRQATA, encoded by the exons ATGAGTTTAAGTAAAGGCGAGAAAAAGGGAAATATATTCGAGAAAGCATTAACAGAATATCTTCGCTTGCTTCAGCGGCGGCCAGTGGTAACGAAAGCAGTGACCAA TGCACTGGTTTCTGGACTTGGTACTATCATCTCCCAGCTGATAGTTAAAGACTCACGAGCTAAAGGAAGAATATACTGGAGAAGTGTATTTGCATATATGTCTTTTGG ATTAATTGTGAGTGGACCAATTACTCATCATCTGTATGCCTTCATGGAGAAATATTTCCCACGAGAGAAAAAGTATTCTTCTTTGAAAAGACTGCTTTTTGACAGACTAGTGTTTGCACCACCATTTCTGCTTGCCTTCCTATATTATGTGTCGATTGCTGAG GGATCTGGACATGATGCAGCGATGGAGAAATTAAAGCAGGTGTACTGGATGATTCTGAAACTTAACTGGACTGTGTGGAGTGTAGTACAGTACATTACAGTTAACTACATTCCTTTAAAG TTTCGCACATTGTTTGGAAATTTGTGTGGATTGGTGTGGATGATTTTCCTTTCTGTCAAGCGCCGTCAGGCTACTGCATAA